In Anopheles gambiae chromosome 2, idAnoGambNW_F1_1, whole genome shotgun sequence, a single window of DNA contains:
- the LOC1281415 gene encoding calcineurin B homologous protein 1 → MGNKSSLLLREEEIAQIHEETGFTPNQIERLYSRFTSLDRNDCGTLSREDFLRIPELAINPLCERIVHSFFADSNDDRVNFRQFTRVLAHFRPIKPNKENRLNSREEKLRFAFKMYDLDDDETISRDELLNILQMMVGANISQDQLNSIAERTIVEADTVGVGKISFDDFCRALERTEVEQKMSIRFLN, encoded by the exons ATGGGTAACAAATCGTCCCTGTTGCTGCGTGAGGAGGAGATTGCCCAAATCCACGAGGAGACTGGCT TTACACCAAACCAGATAGAGCGGCTGTACTCCCGCTTCACCTCGCTGGATCGCAACGACTGCGGTACGCTTTCGCGGGAAGACTTCCTGCGCATTCCCGAGCTGGCGATCAATCCGCTGTGCGAGCGCATCGTGCACTCCTTCTTCGCCGACAGCAACGACGATCGGGTCAACTTCCGCCAGTTCACGCGCGTCCTCGCCCACTTCCGGCCGATCAAGCCGAACAAGGAGAACCGGCTGAACAGCCGGGAGGAGAAGCTGCGGTTCGCCTTCAAGATGTACGACCTGGACGACGATGAGACGATCTCGCGCGACGAGCTGCTCAACATCCTGCAGATGATGGTCGGGGCGAACATTAGCCAGGACCAGCTGAACAGCATCGCGGAGCGCACGATCGTGGAAGCGGACACGGTCGGCGTGGGCAAGATTTCGTTCGACGACTTTTGCCGCGCCCTGGAGCGCACGGAGGTGGAGCAGAAGATGTCGATCCGCTTCCTGAACTAA